In Providencia rettgeri, the following proteins share a genomic window:
- a CDS encoding type I restriction endonuclease subunit R, with protein sequence MSHIFTEAKLEQAIIELLGQHANNAGKTCYPHYVGNTIPRKDNSEVLIVDDLRQYLANQYQADGITESEITTIVLQLQSLPASDLYQSNKTFCHWLSNGFLLKREDRKQKDLYIELLDTQTLPAQLVKLFAGEDIASEADNNRYRLVNQLEIEGQARDGGVQLRIPDAILFVNGLPLVVFEFKSAVRGEEATLFDAWTQLCVRYRRDIPKLFVYNALCILSDGVNNKMGNLFAPYEFYYAWRKINGNESTEKQGINGLYTLIEGLFHPVRLLDVLKNFIFFPDTSKTSVKVCCRYPQYYAARKLYYNIEKERKQINVDGENIGGSGKGGTYFGATGCGKSYTMQFLARLLMKSVDFASPTIILITDRTDLDEQLAKQFCNAKAFIGDEIIVPVTSRQDLRDKLAGRASGGVFLTTIHKFTEDIQLLSERSNIICISDEAHRSQINLDQKISINQEDGTVKKTYGFAKYLHDSLPNATYVGFTGTPIDATLDVFGETIDSYTMTESVNDEITVRIVYEGRAAKIALDNSKLEEIERYYQECEAQGTSEYQIEESKKATANMNSILGDPDRIDALAKDFAQHYEKRVEEGSTIKGKAMVVCASREIAYAFYQSLKLQRPEWFEAKLAIEGVELTEQEKSELMRLPMVNMVMTRGKDDHEAMYNLLGTKDYRRELDKQFKNPKSNFKIAIVVDMWLTGFDVPELDTIYIDKPLQKHNLIQTISRVNRRFEGKEKGLVVDYIGIKSRMNMALAMYSKADKSNFEDIQQSIVEVRNHLNLLAQVFHKFDSDDYFSGSPTLQLDCLNRAAEFILQTKKVELRFMGLVKRLKAAYDVCVGSEDITQDEREHIHFYLAVRSIVYKLTKGDAPDTAQMNQKVREMIADALKAEGVEEIFTLGDDKAETIDIFDDEYMARINKIKLPNTKMQLLQKMLQKAISDFQKVNQLQGINFSKRFQALVEQYNQRKENDVLNGEEFDDFTAQMADMIYDIKAEMMSFKGIGIDMEEKAFLDILLHMCQKYDFTYDDDKMLALAKDMKRIVDDSTQYPDWSNRDDIKAKLKVDLILLLHRYGFPPVANDEVYKSVLEQAENFKKYQLG encoded by the coding sequence ATGAGCCATATCTTCACCGAAGCCAAATTGGAACAGGCAATTATTGAACTGCTAGGACAACATGCAAACAATGCAGGAAAAACCTGCTATCCGCATTATGTCGGCAACACAATTCCACGTAAAGACAATAGCGAAGTGCTGATAGTGGACGACTTACGTCAGTACCTTGCTAACCAATATCAAGCAGATGGCATCACTGAAAGTGAAATCACCACGATTGTTCTGCAATTACAATCTTTGCCAGCCAGCGACCTATACCAAAGTAATAAAACTTTTTGCCATTGGCTCAGTAATGGTTTTTTACTCAAACGCGAAGACCGCAAGCAAAAAGACCTGTATATCGAACTGCTCGATACCCAAACATTGCCTGCTCAATTGGTTAAATTATTTGCTGGGGAAGATATCGCCTCGGAGGCAGATAATAACCGCTATCGGCTAGTTAACCAGCTAGAAATAGAAGGGCAAGCGCGGGACGGTGGAGTACAACTGCGCATCCCTGATGCAATTTTATTCGTTAATGGTTTACCGCTGGTGGTCTTCGAATTTAAATCAGCGGTGCGAGGTGAAGAAGCTACCCTATTTGACGCATGGACACAGCTTTGCGTGCGTTATCGTCGAGATATTCCTAAGCTATTTGTTTATAACGCCTTGTGTATTCTTAGTGATGGCGTGAATAACAAAATGGGTAACCTATTTGCCCCTTATGAATTCTATTATGCATGGCGTAAAATCAACGGTAACGAATCAACGGAAAAACAAGGCATCAATGGCCTATATACCCTGATCGAGGGGCTATTTCATCCCGTTCGTTTATTGGATGTATTGAAAAACTTTATTTTCTTTCCTGATACCAGCAAGACCTCAGTTAAGGTTTGTTGCCGTTATCCGCAGTATTACGCGGCTCGTAAGCTGTATTACAACATCGAAAAAGAGCGTAAGCAGATAAATGTGGATGGTGAAAATATTGGTGGCAGCGGTAAAGGGGGCACCTACTTTGGTGCCACTGGCTGTGGTAAAAGCTACACCATGCAATTTTTAGCACGCTTATTGATGAAAAGCGTCGATTTCGCTAGCCCAACCATTATTTTAATCACCGACCGAACCGACCTTGATGAACAGCTAGCAAAACAGTTTTGCAATGCAAAAGCCTTTATTGGCGATGAAATTATTGTCCCGGTCACCAGCCGACAAGATTTGCGCGACAAGTTAGCAGGGCGTGCCAGTGGCGGGGTATTCCTCACCACCATTCATAAATTCACAGAAGATATTCAACTGCTTTCTGAGCGCAGTAATATTATCTGTATCTCGGATGAAGCTCACCGTAGCCAAATTAACCTCGACCAAAAAATCAGTATTAACCAAGAAGACGGCACGGTTAAAAAGACTTATGGTTTTGCTAAATATTTGCATGATTCACTGCCGAATGCCACTTACGTTGGTTTTACGGGAACGCCTATCGACGCCACCTTAGATGTATTTGGTGAAACTATCGATAGCTACACCATGACCGAATCGGTGAATGATGAAATTACTGTACGCATTGTGTACGAAGGGCGTGCAGCTAAAATCGCCCTTGATAACAGCAAATTAGAAGAGATCGAACGCTATTACCAAGAGTGTGAAGCCCAAGGCACCAGCGAATATCAGATAGAAGAAAGCAAAAAAGCCACCGCAAACATGAACTCCATTTTAGGGGATCCTGACCGTATTGATGCGCTAGCGAAGGATTTTGCGCAACATTATGAAAAGCGGGTGGAAGAAGGTTCAACCATCAAAGGCAAAGCAATGGTGGTTTGCGCTAGCCGTGAAATTGCCTATGCCTTTTATCAGAGCCTGAAGTTACAACGGCCAGAGTGGTTTGAGGCGAAACTGGCAATAGAGGGTGTCGAACTCACTGAGCAAGAGAAAAGCGAATTGATGCGCCTGCCGATGGTCAATATGGTGATGACTCGTGGAAAAGATGACCATGAGGCCATGTACAATTTGCTGGGAACGAAAGATTACCGCAGAGAGTTAGATAAACAATTTAAGAACCCGAAATCCAACTTCAAAATAGCCATTGTGGTGGATATGTGGCTGACCGGTTTTGACGTACCAGAACTGGATACTATTTACATCGATAAGCCATTACAAAAGCATAATCTTATTCAAACTATTTCCCGCGTGAATCGCCGTTTCGAAGGAAAAGAAAAGGGATTAGTGGTTGACTATATTGGTATTAAAAGTCGCATGAATATGGCGTTGGCCATGTATTCGAAAGCGGATAAGTCTAATTTCGAAGATATTCAGCAATCTATCGTTGAAGTGCGTAATCACTTGAACTTATTGGCGCAAGTATTCCATAAATTTGATAGCGATGATTACTTTTCAGGTTCGCCAACGCTGCAATTAGACTGCCTTAATCGGGCGGCTGAATTTATCTTGCAAACCAAGAAAGTTGAACTGCGTTTTATGGGCTTAGTGAAGCGGTTGAAAGCCGCTTATGATGTGTGTGTGGGCAGTGAAGATATTACTCAAGATGAACGTGAACACATTCATTTTTATCTCGCGGTACGCTCCATCGTTTACAAATTAACGAAAGGGGACGCACCGGATACAGCGCAAATGAACCAAAAAGTGCGAGAAATGATAGCCGATGCGCTCAAAGCCGAAGGCGTGGAAGAGATTTTCACGTTGGGTGATGACAAAGCGGAAACCATCGATATTTTTGATGATGAATACATGGCGCGCATCAATAAAATCAAACTGCCAAACACAAAAATGCAGCTGCTACAAAAGATGCTACAAAAAGCCATTAGTGATTTTCAAAAGGTCAATCAACTCCAAGGGATCAACTTTTCCAAGCGTTTTCAAGCTTTAGTTGAGCAATATAACCAACGCAAAGAGAATGATGTGCTCAATGGCGAAGAGTTCGACGATTTCACGGCACAAATGGCGGATATGATTTATGACATCAAGGCGGAAATGATGTCATTTAAAGGCATAGGTATCGATATGGAAGAAAAAGCTTTCCTCGATATTTTGTTGCATATGTGCCAGAAATACGATTTTACCTACGATGACGACAAAATGCTGGCACTTGCTAAGGATATGAAGCGGATTGTGGATGACAGCACACAATACCCTGACTGGAGCAACCGAGACGATATTAAAGCTAAGCTGAAAGTCGACCTGATTTTATTATTGCACCGTTATGGCTTCCCACCAGTGGCCAATGACGAGGTGTATAAAAGCGTGCTGGAACAAGCCGAGAACTTTAAGAAATATCAGCTGGGGTGA
- a CDS encoding restriction endonuclease subunit S: MGSKVKLGELLSVLTDYHANGAYKKLKENVVLLDKPDFAVMIRTTNFEQEDFTNNLKYISKHAYSFLAKSKVYPNDIIMNKIANAGSSYLMPNLKVPVSLAMNLFLLRVDAAKANPIYVYLYLRVNEAYVKSFANGSVTKTITKDAVRNLEIELPSRNIQDRIAEQFICINDKITLNREINQTLEQMAQTLFKSWFMDFDPVIDNALEAGFFEQDLAFSEELLSRVELRKTVRESNGFKPLPEDIRQLFPDAFEKCSEPALGLGGWVPKGWFYSSIYESMDIIFGAPFKSSLFNELGEGKPIVRIRDLKTGAPQVFSVELHPKKTQIIAGDIIVGMDAEFRATIWSGDDAYLNQRLFLAKPKGTNISNLFVKYSLAPLLAIEEMAQVGTTVAHLGKKDIDKFNIILPNSSVLAAYKKQSDDFLRKIVVGMRENNTLTQLRDTLLPKLISGELSLDDIKIDLPEETLI, from the coding sequence ATGGGGAGTAAAGTTAAGTTAGGTGAACTGTTAAGTGTATTAACTGACTATCATGCTAATGGGGCTTATAAGAAGCTAAAAGAAAATGTTGTATTACTCGATAAGCCTGATTTTGCTGTAATGATTCGTACAACTAATTTTGAACAGGAAGATTTTACTAATAATTTAAAATACATTAGCAAACATGCTTATAGTTTTCTTGCAAAGTCTAAGGTGTATCCTAATGATATTATTATGAATAAAATAGCGAACGCGGGGTCTAGTTATTTGATGCCTAACTTGAAAGTCCCTGTATCATTAGCTATGAATCTTTTTTTGCTTAGAGTTGATGCCGCAAAAGCAAATCCAATATATGTTTACCTTTATCTGAGGGTAAATGAGGCATATGTGAAGAGCTTTGCTAATGGTTCAGTAACTAAAACGATCACAAAAGATGCAGTTAGAAATTTAGAGATTGAACTACCAAGTCGAAATATTCAAGATCGAATCGCTGAGCAGTTTATTTGCATTAACGACAAAATTACACTTAATCGCGAAATTAATCAAACTCTCGAGCAAATGGCGCAAACGCTATTTAAATCCTGGTTTATGGATTTTGACCCTGTGATTGATAATGCGTTAGAAGCTGGTTTTTTTGAGCAGGATTTAGCTTTTTCAGAAGAATTACTTAGTCGGGTTGAATTGCGTAAAACTGTGCGTGAAAGTAATGGTTTTAAGCCGTTACCAGAGGATATCCGTCAGTTATTTCCTGATGCTTTTGAAAAGTGTTCAGAGCCTGCATTGGGGCTTGGGGGGTGGGTGCCAAAGGGTTGGTTTTATTCTTCAATTTATGAAAGCATGGATATCATTTTTGGAGCCCCATTTAAGTCAAGTCTTTTCAACGAGTTAGGCGAAGGTAAGCCAATTGTTCGCATTCGAGATTTAAAAACAGGCGCACCACAAGTATTTAGTGTAGAGCTACATCCAAAGAAAACACAAATAATAGCAGGGGATATCATTGTTGGAATGGATGCAGAGTTTAGAGCGACTATTTGGTCTGGGGATGATGCTTATTTAAATCAACGATTATTTCTTGCAAAACCCAAAGGTACTAACATCAGTAATCTTTTTGTTAAATATTCTCTTGCTCCTCTTTTAGCTATAGAAGAAATGGCTCAGGTTGGAACAACAGTTGCTCATTTAGGAAAAAAAGATATAGATAAATTCAATATTATTTTGCCTAATTCAAGTGTATTAGCAGCTTATAAAAAACAGAGTGATGATTTTTTAAGAAAAATAGTTGTCGGAATGAGAGAGAACAACACATTAACCCAACTCCGCGACACTCTCCTCCCTAAATTAATCTCCGGTGAGCTGTCTTTAGACGACATCAAAATAGATCTTCCAGAAGAAACACTTATCTAA
- a CDS encoding type I restriction-modification system subunit M, with the protein MAKSPAKKPTKGFEETLWDTANQLRGSVESSEYKHVVLSLVFLKFISDKFEAKRSELIKNGQEAFVDMDVFYQQDNVFFLPQQSRWSYVQERAKQDDIAVIIDTALSTIEKSNASLTGALPDNYFSRQGLEPKRLASLIDSIENIDTLATECGVGEEDLVGRVYEYFLGRFAASEGKGGGEFYTPKSVVTLLAEMLEPYQGKVYDPCCGSGGMFVQSLKFVESHQGKSRDIAIYGQELTSTTYKLAKMNLAVRGLTGNLGERPADTFFADQHPDLKADFIMANPPFNLKDWRNEAELTNDPRFAGFRTPPTGNANYAWILHMLSKLSEDGVAGFVLANGSMSSNTSGEGEIRQKLIEDDRIECMIALPGQLFFTTQIPVCLWFISKSKHASAKYGYRDRQGETLFIDARNLGTMISRTQKELTGEDIATIADTFHAWRSSESELKRRVVAKEISIEQYQDQAGFCKVASLDDIKANDFVLTPGRYVGAAEVEDDGVSFETKMQELTQTLYRQMDEAAELDKAIRKNMEALGYGE; encoded by the coding sequence ATGGCAAAATCACCCGCGAAAAAACCAACCAAAGGCTTTGAAGAAACCCTTTGGGATACCGCTAATCAACTGCGTGGTAGCGTTGAATCCTCTGAGTATAAGCATGTGGTACTCAGTTTGGTGTTCCTGAAATTTATTAGTGACAAATTCGAAGCCAAACGTAGCGAATTAATCAAAAATGGTCAGGAAGCCTTTGTTGATATGGATGTTTTCTATCAGCAAGATAACGTTTTCTTTTTGCCGCAACAGTCCCGCTGGTCTTATGTGCAAGAGCGTGCGAAACAAGATGATATCGCGGTGATTATTGATACTGCGTTATCCACCATTGAAAAAAGCAACGCATCACTGACAGGCGCATTGCCGGATAACTATTTTTCTCGCCAAGGGCTTGAACCGAAAAGGCTTGCCTCACTGATCGACAGCATTGAAAACATCGATACCCTTGCCACGGAGTGTGGGGTAGGGGAAGAAGATCTCGTCGGCCGTGTTTATGAGTATTTTTTAGGGCGCTTTGCTGCGAGCGAAGGTAAAGGCGGGGGCGAGTTCTATACCCCTAAATCGGTCGTAACCCTACTAGCTGAAATGTTAGAGCCTTACCAAGGCAAAGTGTATGACCCGTGCTGCGGCTCGGGCGGTATGTTTGTGCAATCGTTGAAATTTGTGGAAAGCCACCAAGGGAAAAGTAGAGATATTGCGATTTATGGGCAGGAACTGACCAGCACCACTTATAAACTGGCGAAAATGAACTTGGCGGTGAGGGGGCTTACGGGCAATTTAGGGGAACGCCCAGCGGATACCTTTTTCGCAGACCAGCACCCTGACTTAAAAGCCGATTTTATTATGGCAAACCCGCCGTTTAACTTAAAAGATTGGCGTAATGAAGCCGAGCTGACCAACGACCCACGTTTTGCGGGTTTCCGCACTCCACCGACGGGCAACGCTAACTATGCGTGGATTTTGCATATGTTATCTAAGCTCAGTGAAGATGGGGTTGCCGGGTTTGTGTTAGCCAACGGTTCCATGAGCTCGAATACCAGTGGTGAGGGGGAAATTCGCCAAAAGCTTATTGAAGATGACCGTATTGAGTGCATGATTGCACTGCCCGGCCAGTTATTTTTTACCACGCAAATCCCTGTTTGCCTGTGGTTTATCAGTAAAAGTAAACACGCGAGCGCCAAATATGGTTATCGCGACCGCCAAGGGGAAACCTTGTTTATCGATGCCCGTAACCTCGGCACCATGATCAGCCGTACCCAAAAAGAACTTACAGGTGAGGATATCGCCACTATCGCTGATACCTTCCATGCATGGCGCAGTAGCGAAAGTGAACTGAAACGTCGTGTTGTAGCCAAAGAAATCAGTATTGAGCAGTATCAAGACCAAGCCGGTTTTTGCAAGGTTGCCTCCCTTGACGATATCAAGGCCAATGATTTTGTACTCACACCGGGGCGCTATGTGGGCGCTGCGGAGGTCGAAGATGACGGTGTGTCGTTTGAAACCAAGATGCAAGAATTGACCCAAACCCTTTATCGCCAGATGGATGAAGCGGCAGAGCTTGATAAAGCTATCCGTAAAAATATGGAGGCGCTGGGGTATGGGGAGTAA